The uncultured Methanobrevibacter sp. DNA segment CGACGGTTCAAAATGGACATTGGCTGGTGACAGTACAGTATCCGGCCTGGAAGTCAACGGTGAAATTGACTACGGTAATTTTACATTAACTGTTGACGGTAAAACATACAACAGTTCAAATCCTTTTAAAGGATAGGAAAGAATTATTTCTTTCCCTATTTTATTTTTTTAGCAGTGAAAACCAGCATTATATACTTCTTTTAGCAGTTCAGGTTGAGATTTGACATCTCCGAATGCAGAAAATACAGCTTTTTCTGTTGGATTTTTGGAAAATCCTATGAAATCTCTGATTCCAGTAAGGACATCCCCGTTAGTTGAACCTGCTGCGGTTATTATATAGTAATCCTTGTTTTCAAGATGCCTGAATATCGGATAGCATCTGTCAAAGAATCTTTTCAGGCTGCCACACATTGAATAATAGTATACTGGTGTTGCATATACAATAACGTCGGCTTCCATCATCTTGTCGAGCACTTCTTCAAGACCGTCTTCCTGGAAACACTTCATTTCAGGAGTTTTACATTTATAGCATGCCTTGCAGGAGTGAAACCTTATTTCTTCAAGGTTGTATTTAACAGCAGCGTTATCTGCATCTAA contains these protein-coding regions:
- a CDS encoding flavodoxin family protein; its protein translation is MSKKVVVISSSPRIGGNSDTLCDEFVKGALDADNAAVKYNLEEIRFHSCKACYKCKTPEMKCFQEDGLEEVLDKMMEADVIVYATPVYYYSMCGSLKRFFDRCYPIFRHLENKDYYIITAAGSTNGDVLTGIRDFIGFSKNPTEKAVFSAFGDVKSQPELLKEVYNAGFHC